A window from Methylocystis sp. MJC1 encodes these proteins:
- a CDS encoding type II toxin-antitoxin system prevent-host-death family antitoxin: MKVSAAEFIENYSALSDRALSEPVTITRNGRDRLVVISAEEYSRLKRCDRRVMELADFTEEEIAAIAKAEVPPGHESLDEELKDWRP; encoded by the coding sequence ATGAAGGTCTCTGCCGCTGAATTTATCGAGAATTACAGCGCATTGTCCGATCGCGCCCTCTCCGAGCCGGTCACCATTACGCGGAACGGTCGTGACCGGCTGGTGGTCATTTCGGCCGAGGAATATTCGCGCCTCAAGCGCTGCGACCGGCGCGTTATGGAACTGGCGGATTTTACGGAAGAAGAAATAGCCGCTATCGCCAAGGCGGAAGTCCCGCCGGGCCATGAGAGCCTCGATGAGGAATTGAAAGACTGGCGGCCGTGA
- the recN gene encoding DNA repair protein RecN codes for MLTRLSIRDIVLIDALDLDFAQGLTTLTGETGAGKSILLDAFVLALGGRGDASLVRAGSEQGQVTAVFDLVPDHPAHLAAREFGLASEDEMVLRRVQAADGRTRAFVNDQPATAQALRAIGRELVEIHCQHDDRALVDPSAHRALVDAHGGLLNQANEVRGRHSAWQAARRALADEEARIAKARADADYLRHAHEELTKLAPEPGEEEALAERRLFMQRAEKVATDIRDALAVFADDRAPAVEIGHAARRLERRLTQAPQILEPPAKAMAQAVDALSLAEQALEQALAETRFDPAELERVEERLFALRGAARKYQVGIPELPKLAERFAGDIAALDASEARLTKLAQELAAAKSAYDAAAQALSAARQKAAKKLDALVDAELKPLKLEGAHFSTQVTSEPENGGPEGIDRVEFWVQTNPGSRPGPLTKVASGGELARFMLALKVVLADRGSAPTLVFDEIDTGVGGAVADSIGQRLARLAGKAQVLAVTHAPQVAARASRHLRISKGASSKGKEKRVATSVAVLAEAERREEIARMLSGAAITDEARAAAMRLLEGAG; via the coding sequence ATGCTCACCCGCCTCTCGATTCGCGACATCGTGCTCATCGACGCGCTCGATCTCGATTTCGCGCAGGGGCTGACGACGCTTACCGGTGAGACGGGCGCGGGCAAGTCCATACTGCTCGACGCCTTCGTGCTAGCGCTCGGCGGGCGCGGCGACGCTTCGCTCGTGCGCGCGGGTAGCGAGCAAGGCCAGGTGACGGCCGTCTTCGATCTCGTCCCGGACCATCCCGCCCATCTCGCCGCGCGCGAATTCGGCCTCGCCAGCGAAGATGAAATGGTGCTGCGCCGCGTGCAGGCGGCGGACGGGCGCACGCGCGCCTTCGTCAACGATCAGCCAGCGACGGCGCAGGCGCTACGCGCCATCGGCCGCGAGCTGGTGGAAATCCATTGCCAGCACGACGATCGCGCGCTCGTCGATCCGAGCGCCCACCGCGCGCTGGTCGACGCCCATGGCGGTTTGCTCAATCAGGCCAATGAGGTGCGCGGCAGGCACAGCGCCTGGCAGGCGGCGCGGCGCGCTCTGGCCGATGAGGAGGCGCGCATCGCCAAGGCCCGCGCCGACGCCGATTATCTGCGCCACGCCCATGAGGAGCTGACCAAGCTCGCGCCCGAGCCGGGCGAGGAGGAGGCGCTCGCCGAGCGCCGGCTGTTCATGCAGCGCGCCGAGAAGGTCGCCACTGACATTCGCGACGCGCTCGCTGTTTTCGCAGACGACCGGGCGCCGGCCGTGGAGATCGGCCATGCCGCGCGCCGGCTGGAACGCCGGCTGACGCAGGCCCCGCAAATATTGGAGCCGCCGGCCAAGGCGATGGCGCAGGCGGTCGACGCCTTGTCGCTCGCCGAGCAGGCGCTGGAGCAGGCGCTGGCGGAAACGCGCTTCGATCCGGCGGAGTTGGAGCGCGTCGAGGAGCGGCTGTTCGCGCTGCGCGGGGCGGCGCGCAAATATCAGGTGGGCATTCCGGAGCTGCCGAAGCTCGCGGAGAGATTCGCCGGAGACATTGCGGCGCTCGACGCCTCGGAAGCGCGGCTGACAAAGCTCGCTCAGGAACTCGCCGCCGCGAAATCCGCCTATGACGCGGCGGCGCAAGCGCTCTCCGCCGCCCGCCAGAAGGCGGCGAAGAAGCTCGACGCGCTGGTCGACGCCGAGTTGAAGCCCTTGAAGCTCGAAGGCGCGCATTTCTCGACGCAGGTGACGAGCGAGCCCGAGAACGGCGGACCGGAGGGGATCGACCGCGTCGAATTCTGGGTGCAGACCAATCCGGGCTCGCGTCCCGGGCCGCTGACCAAGGTGGCGTCGGGCGGCGAGCTTGCGCGCTTCATGTTGGCCTTGAAGGTCGTGCTCGCCGACCGTGGGTCGGCTCCGACGCTGGTCTTCGACGAAATCGACACGGGGGTCGGCGGCGCGGTGGCCGACTCGATCGGCCAGCGCCTCGCGCGGCTTGCGGGCAAGGCTCAGGTGTTGGCGGTGACGCATGCGCCCCAGGTCGCCGCCCGCGCCAGCCGGCATTTGCGCATCAGCAAGGGCGCGTCGAGCAAGGGCAAGGAGAAGCGCGTGGCGACGAGCGTCGCCGTGCTGGCGGAGGCCGAGCGGCGGGAGGAGATCGCGCGGATGCTGTCCGGCGCGGCCATCACCGACGAAGCGCGCGCGGCGGCGATGCGGTTGCTGGAAGGGGCGGGGTAG
- a CDS encoding outer membrane protein assembly factor BamD, translated as MSVFAASFRSSAMLAALAALALSVAPARADIMDTITSGFGLLGGGEKYKTEITPDIPADDLYNQGLAKLKAKDYEKAAKKFGEVEKNYPSSEWSRKALLMTVFTQFEKPAYDEAVQAAQRYIGLYPNSPDTPYVFYLAGMSYYNQVPDVMRDQTSAEKALQIFSELVQKYPKSEYVADAKYKIGVARDQLAAKEMQVGRFYLTRKNYPAAINRFHDVLGKYQTTRHTEEALYRLTEAYLAMGVTNEAQTAAAILGHNYPDSQWYKDAHALLKTGGLEPHEYSDSWLSKVGKTLHAI; from the coding sequence ATGTCGGTTTTCGCTGCTTCTTTCCGCTCTTCCGCCATGCTCGCCGCATTGGCGGCCCTGGCGCTCTCCGTCGCGCCGGCGCGTGCGGACATCATGGATACGATCACGAGCGGCTTTGGCCTTTTGGGCGGCGGCGAGAAATATAAGACGGAAATCACCCCGGACATACCGGCGGACGATCTGTATAACCAGGGCCTCGCCAAGCTGAAGGCCAAGGACTACGAGAAGGCGGCGAAGAAATTCGGCGAGGTGGAAAAAAACTATCCTTCGTCCGAATGGTCGCGCAAGGCGCTGCTGATGACTGTCTTCACGCAATTCGAGAAGCCGGCCTATGACGAAGCCGTGCAGGCGGCGCAGCGTTATATCGGCCTTTACCCGAATTCGCCCGACACGCCCTATGTCTTTTATCTCGCGGGCATGAGCTACTACAATCAAGTGCCGGACGTGATGCGCGATCAGACGTCGGCTGAAAAGGCGCTGCAGATCTTCTCCGAGCTGGTGCAGAAATACCCCAAGTCCGAATATGTCGCCGACGCCAAGTATAAAATCGGCGTGGCCCGCGACCAGCTTGCCGCCAAGGAAATGCAGGTCGGCCGCTTCTATCTGACGCGTAAGAACTACCCGGCGGCAATCAATCGTTTCCACGACGTGCTCGGCAAATATCAGACGACCCGCCACACTGAGGAAGCGCTTTACCGCCTGACGGAAGCCTATCTCGCCATGGGCGTCACCAATGAGGCGCAGACGGCGGCGGCGATCCTCGGCCATAACTACCCGGATTCGCAATGGTACAAGGACGCGCACGCCTTGTTGAAAACCGGCGGTCTGGAGCCGCATGAATATAGCGACTCCTGGCTCTCCAAGGTCGGCAAGACTCTCCACGCGATCTAA
- the lpxC gene encoding UDP-3-O-acyl-N-acetylglucosamine deacetylase → MALTWACSSLRREDPLIRPKSRAQTSLARSVTLSGRGVHSDTPARLTLSPSAADSGIVLSVEGADILADWRSVDATQLRTRLSGEGASVSTVEHLLAALAGLGVDNALVEIEGEEIPAMDGSARAFVAALDEAGIVELAAPRRFLHVTAPVRVSDGAGWAELTPARKGLSLDVEIAFEGRIGRQRRMLDLTPGVFRRELAGARSFGFLRDAERLWRHGLALGASLENTVVLDGETVLNSEGLRYVDEFVRHKMLDVVGDLALAGAPIVGAFRSFRGGHALNVALVQTAMRDGALEFVERYSVAERPILRPSP, encoded by the coding sequence GTGGCTCTAACTTGGGCCTGTTCCAGCCTTCGCCGGGAGGATCCCCTCATTCGCCCGAAGTCTCGCGCCCAGACATCGCTTGCGCGTTCCGTCACGCTCAGCGGCCGCGGCGTCCACAGCGACACGCCAGCGCGGCTCACGCTCTCGCCTTCCGCAGCTGATTCCGGAATCGTCCTCAGCGTCGAGGGCGCCGATATCCTCGCCGACTGGCGCAGCGTCGACGCCACACAATTGCGCACAAGGCTTTCGGGCGAGGGCGCGAGCGTCTCGACCGTCGAACATCTGCTGGCGGCGCTTGCCGGCCTTGGCGTCGACAACGCCCTTGTCGAGATCGAGGGCGAAGAAATACCCGCCATGGACGGCTCCGCTAGAGCCTTTGTCGCTGCGCTCGATGAGGCGGGGATTGTCGAGCTGGCCGCGCCGCGCCGTTTCTTGCACGTCACCGCGCCCGTGCGCGTCTCTGACGGCGCCGGCTGGGCAGAGCTGACGCCGGCCCGCAAAGGACTGAGCCTAGACGTCGAAATTGCCTTCGAGGGCCGCATCGGTCGGCAACGCCGCATGTTGGACCTCACGCCCGGCGTGTTCCGCCGCGAGCTTGCGGGCGCCCGCAGTTTTGGCTTCCTGCGCGACGCCGAACGTCTGTGGCGCCATGGTCTGGCGCTCGGCGCCTCGCTCGAGAATACTGTCGTGCTCGACGGCGAGACCGTGCTCAACTCCGAGGGGCTGCGCTACGTCGACGAATTCGTCCGCCACAAGATGCTCGACGTCGTCGGCGACCTCGCGCTCGCCGGCGCGCCGATCGTGGGGGCGTTCCGCTCGTTCAGAGGTGGGCACGCCCTCAATGTGGCGCTCGTGCAAACGGCGATGCGCGACGGCGCGCTGGAATTCGTCGAGCGCTATTCTGTGGCGGAGCGGCCGATCCTTCGTCCTTCGCCATAA
- the ftsZ gene encoding cell division protein FtsZ, with protein sequence MTINLKAPELRELKPRIMVCGVGGGGCNAVNNMITSGLSGVDFLVANTDAQALASSSAERVIQMGLQVTEGLGAGAQPEVGRAAAEEAREEIREHLQGAHMCFVTAGMGGGTGTGAAPVIAQIAREMGILTVGVVTKPFHFEGQRRLRIADAGITELQKCVDTLIVIPNQNLFRIATEKTTFADAFAMADQVLYSGVASVTDLMVKEGLINLDFADVRSIMRGMGKAMMGTGEATGERRANLAAEAAIANPLLDEVSMKGARGLLISITGGDDLTLYEVDEAASRIRQEVDEDANIILGATFDSSLEGVIRVSVVATGIDLAAITAEDPTSQSRMAEAAERLRQQLHSKPQSASAPVAEAAPSAQIYAMSERAAPAYQPEMREAAPAPAYYAEPAPAAPAHMTTNGVYLEQVAARPAYVEPMPEPASRMAMEPAPAPYVPPAPEMPRTPRMPSIEDFPKPVQDQIRQHHAEASQDPRRKSIFERLASFGASRQEDAMQDAPAAPYPQAPMPPRAPQPSPAHAEYGKRPAAPAPQAPGHAGLDAHGRRAPAARPVEEDHLEIPAFLRRQSNH encoded by the coding sequence ATGACGATCAATCTCAAAGCGCCCGAACTGAGGGAACTCAAGCCCCGAATCATGGTCTGCGGCGTGGGTGGAGGCGGCTGCAACGCCGTCAACAACATGATCACGTCTGGCCTGTCGGGCGTCGATTTTCTGGTCGCCAACACCGACGCTCAGGCTCTCGCCTCTTCTTCGGCCGAGCGCGTGATTCAGATGGGCCTGCAGGTGACGGAAGGTCTCGGCGCCGGCGCCCAGCCGGAAGTCGGCCGCGCCGCCGCTGAGGAAGCCCGCGAGGAGATTCGCGAGCATCTGCAGGGCGCGCATATGTGCTTCGTCACCGCCGGCATGGGCGGCGGCACCGGCACGGGCGCCGCGCCGGTCATCGCGCAGATCGCGCGCGAGATGGGCATCCTCACTGTCGGCGTCGTGACCAAGCCGTTCCATTTCGAGGGTCAGCGCCGCCTGCGCATCGCAGACGCCGGCATTACCGAGCTGCAGAAATGCGTCGACACGCTGATCGTCATCCCGAACCAGAACCTCTTTCGCATCGCGACGGAGAAGACGACCTTCGCCGACGCCTTCGCCATGGCGGATCAGGTGCTCTATTCGGGCGTGGCTTCGGTCACCGATCTCATGGTCAAGGAAGGCCTCATCAATCTCGACTTCGCCGACGTCCGCTCGATCATGCGCGGCATGGGCAAGGCGATGATGGGCACGGGCGAGGCGACCGGCGAGCGCCGCGCCAATCTTGCGGCGGAAGCGGCGATCGCCAATCCGCTGCTCGACGAAGTGTCGATGAAGGGCGCGCGCGGCCTGCTGATCTCCATCACCGGCGGCGACGATCTCACGCTTTATGAAGTCGACGAGGCGGCGAGCCGCATTCGTCAGGAGGTCGACGAGGACGCCAACATCATCCTCGGCGCCACTTTCGATTCCTCGCTCGAAGGCGTCATCCGCGTGTCCGTCGTTGCGACCGGAATCGATCTTGCCGCGATCACGGCCGAGGATCCGACGAGCCAGAGCCGCATGGCCGAGGCCGCCGAGCGGCTGCGTCAGCAGCTGCATTCCAAGCCGCAGTCGGCGTCGGCGCCCGTCGCCGAGGCCGCCCCCTCCGCGCAGATCTATGCGATGTCGGAGCGTGCTGCGCCCGCCTATCAGCCCGAGATGCGCGAAGCGGCGCCGGCCCCTGCCTATTACGCCGAGCCGGCCCCGGCTGCGCCCGCGCATATGACGACCAATGGCGTCTATCTGGAGCAGGTCGCCGCCCGTCCGGCCTATGTCGAGCCCATGCCCGAGCCTGCGTCGCGCATGGCGATGGAGCCTGCTCCGGCCCCCTATGTGCCGCCGGCGCCGGAGATGCCGCGCACCCCGCGCATGCCGTCGATCGAGGATTTCCCGAAGCCGGTGCAAGACCAGATCCGTCAGCACCACGCTGAGGCGTCGCAGGATCCGCGCCGGAAATCGATCTTCGAGCGCCTCGCTTCCTTCGGCGCGAGCCGGCAGGAAGACGCGATGCAGGACGCTCCCGCCGCGCCTTATCCTCAGGCGCCCATGCCGCCGCGCGCCCCGCAGCCTTCGCCTGCGCATGCCGAATATGGCAAGCGCCCGGCGGCGCCCGCTCCGCAGGCGCCGGGTCACGCCGGGCTCGACGCGCATGGCCGCCGCGCCCCCGCAGCGCGCCCGGTGGAGGAAGACCACCTCGAAATCCCGGCTTTCCTGCGCCGGCAATCGAACCACTGA
- the ftsA gene encoding cell division protein FtsA: MKSQLVPPRLKPLSPRRPATFGVLDIGTSKIACLIARLTPAGDVAPRDWRTHRVRVIGIGHQRSLGVKHGLVIDMDAAERAIRQTVDAAERMAGTQIDHVIVTASGGRLASEHFAAKRAIGGREVAESDIHRVLEASAAHHLHRGRVAVHSIPTGFSLDGVPDIREPKDMIGDELGVDLHVASCDQAAVRNLVLAAERGHLGVEGMAAAPYAAGLSALEPDEAEMGVILIDMGAGSTSLAVFARGKLTHLDAVTLGGNHVTMDIARGLDARLADAERLKTFHGSAISSSSDERETVSFDHVGESGRHKAHAPKSHLVRIIRPRIEETFEFLRDRLARAGYPSGPNRRIVLTGGACQLTGAAECARSILGGQVRIGRPIGVDGLPDPARSPAFAAAAGLLVYPQVAGREYFEPHRGERFATGTDGYMSRVGRWLKESF; encoded by the coding sequence ATGAAGTCCCAGCTTGTTCCCCCCCGTCTCAAGCCGCTCTCGCCGCGTCGTCCGGCAACCTTCGGCGTCCTCGACATCGGCACGTCGAAGATCGCTTGCCTGATCGCGCGCCTGACGCCGGCCGGCGACGTCGCGCCGCGCGATTGGCGGACGCATCGCGTCCGCGTCATCGGCATCGGCCATCAGCGCTCGCTCGGCGTGAAGCACGGCCTCGTGATCGACATGGACGCGGCCGAGCGCGCCATCCGGCAGACGGTGGACGCCGCCGAGCGCATGGCCGGAACGCAGATCGATCATGTGATCGTCACTGCGTCCGGCGGCCGGCTCGCGTCGGAACATTTTGCCGCGAAGCGCGCGATCGGCGGGCGTGAGGTCGCGGAAAGCGACATTCATCGCGTGCTCGAAGCCTCGGCCGCGCATCATCTGCATCGCGGCCGCGTCGCCGTGCATTCGATCCCGACCGGCTTCTCGCTCGACGGCGTGCCGGACATTCGCGAGCCGAAGGATATGATCGGCGACGAGCTCGGCGTCGATCTCCATGTCGCAAGCTGCGATCAGGCGGCGGTTCGCAATCTCGTCCTCGCGGCCGAGCGCGGTCATCTCGGCGTGGAAGGCATGGCCGCTGCGCCTTACGCCGCCGGCCTGTCGGCGCTCGAGCCGGACGAGGCCGAGATGGGCGTCATCCTCATCGACATGGGCGCGGGCTCGACCTCGCTCGCGGTCTTCGCGCGCGGAAAGTTGACCCATCTCGATGCAGTCACGCTCGGCGGCAATCACGTCACCATGGACATTGCCCGCGGCCTCGACGCGCGGCTTGCCGACGCCGAGCGCCTGAAGACTTTCCACGGCTCGGCGATCTCGTCTTCCTCCGACGAGCGCGAGACGGTGTCCTTCGACCATGTCGGCGAGAGCGGCCGTCACAAGGCCCATGCGCCGAAGTCGCATCTCGTGCGGATCATTCGTCCGCGCATCGAGGAGACGTTCGAATTCCTGCGCGACCGGCTCGCGCGCGCCGGTTATCCGTCCGGCCCCAACCGCCGCATCGTTCTCACCGGCGGCGCCTGCCAGCTGACCGGCGCGGCCGAGTGCGCGCGGTCGATCCTCGGCGGTCAGGTGCGCATCGGCCGCCCGATCGGAGTCGATGGGCTTCCCGATCCGGCGCGCAGCCCCGCCTTCGCGGCGGCGGCGGGATTGCTCGTCTACCCGCAGGTCGCGGGGCGCGAATATTTCGAGCCGCATCGCGGCGAAAGGTTTGCGACGGGTACGGATGGTTACATGTCGCGAGTGGGTAGATGGTTAAAGGAAAGCTTCTAG
- a CDS encoding cell division protein FtsQ/DivIB, which translates to MDGGGRILRSLRESLATSLPPVHFSLAQPEAAVAGASYASATLPPQPPHRSDDEPPALQRYAFLARPGVGLVAVLLLFGGVGLAGALQNGGYDALIRREGQPWDIAARAFGFDISAVTITGQSRLTENELLGAAGVTPRQSLLFLDAGAVRERLLAIPLVKTARVMKLYPNRLVVAIEERRPQALWQRDGRILVVSDDGVAIDELRDERYLGLPFVVGEGAQKRLPEFLAIREGMGDLAQRVKAGVLVANRRWDIEMTNGVIVKLPEADPGRAIGALIRLQREARILDKDVMAIDLRAADRVTVRLTEEAAAAREAALPHKTKKAGG; encoded by the coding sequence ATGGATGGTGGAGGACGCATCCTGCGATCGTTGAGGGAGTCGCTCGCGACTTCCCTCCCGCCTGTACATTTTTCGCTCGCCCAGCCCGAGGCGGCCGTCGCGGGCGCCTCCTACGCCAGCGCCACTCTTCCACCCCAGCCGCCGCATCGCAGCGATGATGAGCCGCCTGCGCTGCAGCGCTACGCTTTTCTTGCGCGCCCGGGCGTCGGCCTGGTCGCCGTGCTTCTTCTCTTTGGCGGCGTCGGCCTCGCCGGCGCCTTGCAGAACGGCGGCTATGACGCGCTGATCCGGCGCGAAGGCCAGCCTTGGGATATCGCCGCCCGCGCTTTCGGTTTCGATATTTCCGCGGTCACCATCACCGGCCAGTCGCGGCTGACCGAAAATGAGCTGTTGGGCGCCGCCGGCGTCACGCCGCGCCAGTCGCTGCTCTTTCTCGACGCCGGCGCCGTCCGCGAGCGCTTGCTCGCCATTCCGCTCGTGAAGACCGCGCGGGTGATGAAGCTTTATCCCAACCGTCTCGTCGTCGCGATCGAGGAGCGGCGGCCGCAAGCGCTTTGGCAGCGCGACGGCCGCATCTTGGTTGTTTCCGATGACGGCGTGGCGATCGACGAACTCCGCGACGAGCGTTACCTCGGCTTGCCCTTCGTGGTCGGCGAAGGCGCGCAGAAGCGACTGCCGGAATTTCTGGCGATCAGAGAGGGGATGGGCGATCTCGCGCAGCGCGTGAAGGCCGGCGTTCTCGTCGCCAACCGCCGCTGGGACATCGAGATGACCAATGGCGTGATCGTCAAGCTGCCGGAAGCGGATCCCGGCCGCGCCATTGGCGCCCTCATTCGCTTGCAGCGCGAGGCGCGCATTCTCGACAAGGACGTGATGGCGATCGATTTGCGCGCGGCCGACCGCGTTACTGTGCGCCTGACGGAGGAAGCCGCCGCGGCGCGAGAGGCGGCGTTGCCCCATAAAACCAAGAAGGCTGGTGGGTAG
- a CDS encoding D-alanine--D-alanine ligase, with protein MTKHVAVLMGGLSAEREVSLRSGAACAKALEEQGYRVTPVDVGHDVASVLASLKPDVAFNALHGKFGEDGCIQGVLELLRIPYTHSGVLASSLAMKKDVAKVVMAAARVPVPKGRVVHRLEAAQAHVLPPPYVLKPVSEGSSFGVFIVREDQAHPPQELMREDWAHGDLMLAEQFVAGRELTCAVMGDRALDVIEILAADGGWYDYHAKYAKGGSKHVIPANLKQNIYQEVQHLAIEAHRALGCRGVSRADFRYDDRPDGTSELVVLEVNTQPGMTETSLVPDMAAYAGLSFGELVKWMVEDASCDR; from the coding sequence ATGACCAAACACGTCGCCGTGCTGATGGGCGGACTCTCCGCCGAACGCGAAGTCTCTTTGCGCTCAGGTGCGGCCTGCGCCAAAGCGCTGGAGGAGCAGGGCTACCGCGTGACGCCGGTCGACGTCGGCCATGACGTCGCGAGCGTGCTGGCGTCGCTCAAGCCCGATGTGGCCTTCAACGCCCTGCATGGAAAATTCGGCGAGGACGGCTGTATCCAGGGCGTGCTCGAGCTGTTGCGCATCCCCTATACGCATTCGGGCGTGCTCGCTTCCTCGCTCGCCATGAAGAAGGATGTGGCCAAGGTCGTGATGGCGGCCGCCCGCGTTCCTGTGCCCAAAGGCCGCGTCGTGCATCGTCTGGAGGCCGCGCAGGCGCATGTGCTGCCGCCGCCCTATGTGCTGAAGCCGGTCTCGGAGGGCTCCTCCTTCGGCGTCTTCATCGTCCGGGAGGACCAGGCCCATCCGCCACAGGAGCTGATGCGGGAAGATTGGGCGCATGGCGATCTGATGCTCGCCGAACAATTCGTGGCGGGGCGGGAACTTACCTGCGCCGTGATGGGCGACCGCGCTCTCGACGTGATCGAGATTCTCGCCGCCGACGGCGGCTGGTACGACTATCACGCGAAATACGCGAAAGGCGGTTCAAAACACGTTATTCCCGCGAATCTTAAACAAAATATTTACCAAGAGGTTCAACATTTAGCCATCGAGGCTCATCGGGCTCTCGGTTGCCGCGGCGTCAGCCGCGCGGACTTCAGATACGACGATCGCCCCGATGGAACGAGCGAGCTTGTCGTGTTGGAAGTGAATACGCAGCCGGGAATGACGGAGACCTCGCTCGTGCCAGATATGGCGGCTTATGCAGGTTTATCGTTCGGCGAGCTTGTGAAATGGATGGTGGAGGACGCATCCTGCGATCGTTGA
- the murB gene encoding UDP-N-acetylmuramate dehydrogenase gives MTFPDLTPDIAPLMPELRGKLSANEALAPYTWFRVGGPAQLLFMPADAADLAYFLSHLPSDIPVTVIGLGSNLIVRDGGVAGVVIRLSAKGFGEIAVEENARLRVGAAVPDVKAARAAVDAGIDGLAFYRGIPGAIGGALRMNAGAHGGETKDTLIEARGVDRAGNMRIFSNADMGYSYRHCSAPADVIFTQALFQGRPGDSAVILAEMDRITQAREASQPIKEKTGGSTFKNPEGHKAWQLIDAAGCRGLIVGDAQVSEMHCNFLINRGAATAADIENLGETVRARVLETSGVELHWEIKRIGVA, from the coding sequence ATGACCTTCCCCGACCTCACCCCCGACATCGCGCCCCTCATGCCCGAGTTGCGCGGCAAGCTCTCCGCCAATGAGGCGCTCGCGCCTTACACATGGTTTCGCGTCGGCGGGCCGGCGCAGCTTCTCTTCATGCCGGCGGACGCAGCAGACCTCGCCTATTTCCTCTCGCATCTACCGAGCGACATCCCCGTCACCGTCATTGGCCTCGGCTCAAATCTCATCGTGCGCGACGGCGGCGTCGCGGGGGTGGTGATCCGGCTCTCGGCCAAGGGCTTCGGCGAGATCGCGGTTGAAGAAAACGCTCGCCTGCGCGTCGGCGCCGCCGTGCCGGATGTGAAAGCCGCTCGCGCCGCAGTCGATGCGGGCATTGATGGTCTGGCCTTCTATCGCGGCATTCCCGGCGCCATCGGCGGCGCGCTGCGCATGAACGCCGGCGCGCATGGCGGCGAGACGAAAGATACGCTCATCGAAGCGCGCGGCGTCGATCGCGCGGGCAACATGCGCATCTTCTCCAACGCCGACATGGGCTACAGCTACCGCCACTGCTCGGCGCCTGCAGACGTTATTTTCACGCAGGCGTTGTTCCAGGGACGCCCCGGCGACAGCGCGGTGATCCTTGCCGAGATGGATCGCATCACGCAGGCGCGCGAGGCCTCACAGCCGATCAAGGAAAAGACCGGCGGCTCCACCTTCAAGAATCCCGAAGGCCACAAAGCCTGGCAGTTGATCGACGCCGCCGGCTGCCGCGGCCTTATCGTCGGCGACGCACAGGTGAGCGAGATGCATTGTAATTTCCTCATCAATCGAGGCGCCGCCACCGCCGCCGACATCGAAAATCTCGGTGAGACGGTTCGCGCCCGCGTGCTCGAAACGAGCGGGGTCGAGCTGCACTGGGAAATCAAAAGGATTGGCGTCGCTTAA